From one Alosa alosa isolate M-15738 ecotype Scorff River chromosome 5, AALO_Geno_1.1, whole genome shotgun sequence genomic stretch:
- the LOC125294706 gene encoding tripartite motif-containing protein 16-like isoform X1 — protein sequence MPQASYRRGSAPNMRSLWKYFVVRTKVVFVRSVWLMTTKAMTLSVSAGKMEKQAETQRSLQHRIQEREKKLQELRKTVETLRGQLEDFCKEEFMKISAAVTKVQVILPSEPTTIEEFLQYSCHFTLDPNTAHRQFHLSEGNRRVERRAQFQSYPDHPERFDEWWQVLCSEGVSGRCYWEVEWSGVVYIAVSYKSISRKGEGGECKFGCNDQSWRLRLTSSGSSFWHNDKETELPLVVSSKIGVYVDHRAGTLAFYSISDTMTLLHRVQTTFTHTLYPGFCLHKRSSVQLL from the exons ATGCCACAGGCCAGCTACAGGAGAGGATCTGCACCCAACATGAGAAGCCTCTGGAAATATTTTGTCGTACGGACCAAAGTTGTGTTTGTTCGTTCTGTCTGGTTGATGACCACAAAGGCCATGACACTGTCAGTCTCTGCAGGGAAAATGGAGAAACAG GCTGAAACCCAAAGGAGTTTACAGCATAGaattcaggagagagagaagaagctgCAGGAGTTGAGGAAGACTGTGGAGACTCTCAGG GGACAGCTGGAGGATTTCTGCAAAGAGGAATTCATGAAGATCTCTGCAGCAG TGACTAAAGTCCAGGTTATTTTGCCTTCTGAACCAACAACCATAGAGGAATTCCTACAAT ACTCCTGTCACTTCACGCTGGatccaaacacagcacacagacaatTCCATCTGTCTGAGGGGAACagaagggtggagaggagagcccAGTTCCAGTCATATCCTGATCATCCAGAGAGATTTGATGAGTGGTGGCAGGTGCTGTGTAGTGAGGGTGTGTCTGGACGCTGCTACTGGGAGGTTGAGTGGAGTGGGGTGGTTTATATAGCAGTGTCATATAAAAGCATCAGCAGAAAAGGAGAGGGGGGTGAATGTAAGTTTGGTTGTAATGATCAGTCCTGGAGGCTGAGACTCACCAGCTCTGGCTCCTCATTCTGGCACAATGATAAAGAGACTGAACTCCCTCTAGTGGTCAGCTCCAAAATAGGAGTGTATGTGGATCACAGGGCAGGAACTCTGGCCTTCTACAGTATCTCTGACACAATGACCCTCCTGCACAGAGTCCAgaccacattcactcacacactctacccTGGGTTTTGCCTACATAAAAGATCATCAGTGCAGCTGTTGTGA
- the LOC125294706 gene encoding tripartite motif-containing protein 16-like isoform X2 has product MIRTIERRRSKMKELIRAQEKAEVSRTEGLLKQLEQEIAELKRTDAEQLSHTEDHIHFLMGQLEDFCKEEFMKISAAVTKVQVILPSEPTTIEEFLQYSCHFTLDPNTAHRQFHLSEGNRRVERRAQFQSYPDHPERFDEWWQVLCSEGVSGRCYWEVEWSGVVYIAVSYKSISRKGEGGECKFGCNDQSWRLRLTSSGSSFWHNDKETELPLVVSSKIGVYVDHRAGTLAFYSISDTMTLLHRVQTTFTHTLYPGFCLHKRSSVQLL; this is encoded by the exons ATGATCCGCACCATTGAGAGAAGACGCTCTAAGATGAAAGAGCTGATCAGAGCTCAGGAGAAGGCTGAGGTGAGTCGGACTGAAGGACTCCTGAAACAACTGGAGCAGGAGATTGCTGAGCTGAAGAGGACAGATGCTGAGCagctttcacacacagaggatcACATCCATTTTCTCATG GGACAGCTGGAGGATTTCTGCAAAGAGGAATTCATGAAGATCTCTGCAGCAG TGACTAAAGTCCAGGTTATTTTGCCTTCTGAACCAACAACCATAGAGGAATTCCTACAAT ACTCCTGTCACTTCACGCTGGatccaaacacagcacacagacaatTCCATCTGTCTGAGGGGAACagaagggtggagaggagagcccAGTTCCAGTCATATCCTGATCATCCAGAGAGATTTGATGAGTGGTGGCAGGTGCTGTGTAGTGAGGGTGTGTCTGGACGCTGCTACTGGGAGGTTGAGTGGAGTGGGGTGGTTTATATAGCAGTGTCATATAAAAGCATCAGCAGAAAAGGAGAGGGGGGTGAATGTAAGTTTGGTTGTAATGATCAGTCCTGGAGGCTGAGACTCACCAGCTCTGGCTCCTCATTCTGGCACAATGATAAAGAGACTGAACTCCCTCTAGTGGTCAGCTCCAAAATAGGAGTGTATGTGGATCACAGGGCAGGAACTCTGGCCTTCTACAGTATCTCTGACACAATGACCCTCCTGCACAGAGTCCAgaccacattcactcacacactctacccTGGGTTTTGCCTACATAAAAGATCATCAGTGCAGCTGTTGTGA
- the LOC125294706 gene encoding tripartite motif-containing protein 16-like isoform X3, protein MIRTIERRRSKMKELIRAQEKAETYQSVGDLPESKELFDFNQSLSFENVNKSVSTLKGQLEDFCKEEFMKISAAVTKVQVILPSEPTTIEEFLQYSCHFTLDPNTAHRQFHLSEGNRRVERRAQFQSYPDHPERFDEWWQVLCSEGVSGRCYWEVEWSGVVYIAVSYKSISRKGEGGECKFGCNDQSWRLRLTSSGSSFWHNDKETELPLVVSSKIGVYVDHRAGTLAFYSISDTMTLLHRVQTTFTHTLYPGFCLHKRSSVQLL, encoded by the exons ATGATCCGCACCATTGAGAGAAGACGCTCTAAGATGAAAGAGCTGATCAGAGCTCAGGAGAAGGCTGAG ACTTATCAATCAGTGGGTGACCTACCTGAGTCTAAAGAATTATTTGACTTCAACCAAAGCCTGTCTTTTGAGAATGTGAATAAATCTGTCTCCACACTAAAGGGACAGCTGGAGGATTTCTGCAAAGAGGAATTCATGAAGATCTCTGCAGCAG TGACTAAAGTCCAGGTTATTTTGCCTTCTGAACCAACAACCATAGAGGAATTCCTACAAT ACTCCTGTCACTTCACGCTGGatccaaacacagcacacagacaatTCCATCTGTCTGAGGGGAACagaagggtggagaggagagcccAGTTCCAGTCATATCCTGATCATCCAGAGAGATTTGATGAGTGGTGGCAGGTGCTGTGTAGTGAGGGTGTGTCTGGACGCTGCTACTGGGAGGTTGAGTGGAGTGGGGTGGTTTATATAGCAGTGTCATATAAAAGCATCAGCAGAAAAGGAGAGGGGGGTGAATGTAAGTTTGGTTGTAATGATCAGTCCTGGAGGCTGAGACTCACCAGCTCTGGCTCCTCATTCTGGCACAATGATAAAGAGACTGAACTCCCTCTAGTGGTCAGCTCCAAAATAGGAGTGTATGTGGATCACAGGGCAGGAACTCTGGCCTTCTACAGTATCTCTGACACAATGACCCTCCTGCACAGAGTCCAgaccacattcactcacacactctacccTGGGTTTTGCCTACATAAAAGATCATCAGTGCAGCTGTTGTGA
- the LOC125294706 gene encoding tripartite motif-containing protein 16-like isoform X4: MIRTIERRRSKMKELIRAQEKAEGQLEDFCKEEFMKISAAVTKVQVILPSEPTTIEEFLQYSCHFTLDPNTAHRQFHLSEGNRRVERRAQFQSYPDHPERFDEWWQVLCSEGVSGRCYWEVEWSGVVYIAVSYKSISRKGEGGECKFGCNDQSWRLRLTSSGSSFWHNDKETELPLVVSSKIGVYVDHRAGTLAFYSISDTMTLLHRVQTTFTHTLYPGFCLHKRSSVQLL; this comes from the exons ATGATCCGCACCATTGAGAGAAGACGCTCTAAGATGAAAGAGCTGATCAGAGCTCAGGAGAAGGCTGAG GGACAGCTGGAGGATTTCTGCAAAGAGGAATTCATGAAGATCTCTGCAGCAG TGACTAAAGTCCAGGTTATTTTGCCTTCTGAACCAACAACCATAGAGGAATTCCTACAAT ACTCCTGTCACTTCACGCTGGatccaaacacagcacacagacaatTCCATCTGTCTGAGGGGAACagaagggtggagaggagagcccAGTTCCAGTCATATCCTGATCATCCAGAGAGATTTGATGAGTGGTGGCAGGTGCTGTGTAGTGAGGGTGTGTCTGGACGCTGCTACTGGGAGGTTGAGTGGAGTGGGGTGGTTTATATAGCAGTGTCATATAAAAGCATCAGCAGAAAAGGAGAGGGGGGTGAATGTAAGTTTGGTTGTAATGATCAGTCCTGGAGGCTGAGACTCACCAGCTCTGGCTCCTCATTCTGGCACAATGATAAAGAGACTGAACTCCCTCTAGTGGTCAGCTCCAAAATAGGAGTGTATGTGGATCACAGGGCAGGAACTCTGGCCTTCTACAGTATCTCTGACACAATGACCCTCCTGCACAGAGTCCAgaccacattcactcacacactctacccTGGGTTTTGCCTACATAAAAGATCATCAGTGCAGCTGTTGTGA